From the genome of uncultured Methanobacterium sp.:
ATATGTGGTCATGGCATAATTAACAATCATCCCAATCACTGCCATTCCTGCAGCAGTCCAATCAGGCGCCTGAAGGGATTCGTTCATTAAAAGCTTAACATAAACATCGGAAAGTATTTCGTAGGCAACTACCACCAGAAACACTACAATTATTAACCCGACAATTGGTTCGGCCCGGCCATGCCCGTATTGATGCTCCCTATCAGCGGGTTTCATTCCAATTTTAAACCCAATAAAAGCGAGTATAGAAGTTATCACATCAGAAAGGGTGTGAGCAGCCTCAGCAACCAGTGCAGTACTGCCTGATAAGGTACCTACAATGAAGTTAAATAGGGTCAGGAGTATGTTACCCAAGATAGCTACCATCGAGGCTTTTCGACCTATATTTTCCCTTTCCAGGTCTTCATTCATTAAATCATCCACTCCACAGAATTTAGTTAATATAATCCATATCTAGTTAATATAAGCCCCATTTAGTTAATATGAGCTACAAATTCAATAACAGGCAAATAAAATTGTAAATTTTTCCATCAAGAGAACTTCCTTATTCCTGTCCTGATTTATTTTTAAACTTTATAAATCTTTACTTAATCTTAGGAGAACCTAATAATATTAGTTTTGCCTAATAGTTAAATATAAGAACCTTTCTATGCCACGGAACAGTTTATATCCATTAAAACAATGTATTCTTTAGTATTGAAATCATCGTGTTATTTAAACGCAGCAAAAATTTACACACAACATCCCCACAAATTTCCAGATGGATTGAAACACCATAATGATACTCCGATCTTAAAACTAAGATTCCCGGTAATAGACACTTACCCTGTAATAATGACGTGCCCTGATAAAATAATATTCAGTTGCTAATTATTAAGTTAATAAAAATATTGCCCTTGGGGAGAAATATTTATTAATTAATAAATTAATAATAGTTATAACAAGCATATTAAGTGGGTGGGATATATGATCAGAATAAGCATGTCATTACCAAAAAAACTTTTAAGTGAATTTGACGAGGTTTTAAAGGACAGAGGATATAATTCAAGATCTAAAGGTATTAGGGATGCCTTAAAAGATTATATCGTACGTTACCAATGGATGAAAGAAGTGGAAGGGGACAGAGTGGGGATAGTGGCTGTCATCTACGACCATCACTACACTGGAGTAATGGAAGACCTCACCGATATCCAGCACGACTTCATGGATTACATAAATGCCACCATGCACATACACCTGAGCG
Proteins encoded in this window:
- the nikR gene encoding nickel-responsive transcriptional regulator NikR: MIRISMSLPKKLLSEFDEVLKDRGYNSRSKGIRDALKDYIVRYQWMKEVEGDRVGIVAVIYDHHYTGVMEDLTDIQHDFMDYINATMHIHLSEKNCLEVIVVKGDAKKIRDLTEKIMRLKGVEHVKLTTTSSGEKV